TATTAATCTCATCTTTTACATAAATTTTTTTATTATTTATTTCTATAATATCCTCTTCTACAACTTTAAACCATGGTTCTCTAACTATTTCTCCATTAACTTTGACCTTACCTAAAACTATTAAATTTCCTATTTCCCTTCGTGAACCTTCACCTATTTTCTGAAGAAATGTTTGAAGCTTTATCAATTTTAGCACCTCTTAATTCATTTATAGTTTTTTCAGGCAATAATTCAAAAAACATTTCAGATAAATCATATATATAACGATTTTTAGTATTTTCTTTTCTTTTTTTAACAATTAATCCCATTTCAATTAATTTTTTTATCTGATTGTATGAGGATTTTCCTCTCGACTTTTCTATTTCAGTTGTTGAGGAAGGACCATTTAATAATAATATAGCCAGTATTTCAAATTGCGACTCCGTTAAAGAAAATGTTCTGGGTTTTGGATTTAATATTGATTTTATTTCATTCTTAATAGTAAATCTATATTTCCCTTCAAAATTTTCTAGTTCAATTCCATGAATTTCAGAATTATAATGTTCCCATATATCAATCAAAACAGAATTTACCTTTTCTTCTGTTTCGTTTAATTTTTCAGCTATTTCTTTTGAACTAAATCCCGTTGGTTTAGAAAAAAGCATAGCTTCAATAATTGGCATTAAATGCTTATCCTGCATTTATTGGCACCTCTTCTTTGTTTTTTATAAACTCGTATTTTTCATTTACATAATGAATTCCATTTCTGACAAGTGTTAATGATGCTAAAAAATATACTATAAATTTCAATCTTTCTCTATTAGAATAACCATATAATTCTTGTAATGTAAATTTTTCTTTTTCTTTTAATTCCTCTAATGCTTCTTCAACAGTAAAATATTCTCTTAATATTTCAAGTTTTTGTTGTATTTTTATATAATCACTCATATAAAATTCTAGTTGTTCATGAATTTTATTTTTATCAAATCTAGCAGCTTTAACTTTTATAGGTTGTTTTATTTTATTCTTACCAAAATCTGCCTGGATTTTTTTCATTGCTTCTTTAATTCTTTCATAATCTTCAATAATATTATATAGTGTATTCCTTTGTTTTGTAAATTCAGTATCTTCCTCAGATCTTGGCAATAACTCTTTTGATTTTAATAAAGTTAAATACGAGGCAATTCTTAAAAATTCTCCTAAATCATCTAAATTATCGTAATTATCTTCTATATAATTATTAAATATATCAGCTATTTTAGAAACAGATAACAATCTTACAGGTATTTTTTTTTCTTTTACTAAATCAACCAATATTTCAAAAGGGCCAGAAAAAATATCTAATTCTATATTTAACTCTGAAAGCATTTATTTCACCACCTAAGATTCATTGCCTCCCTGACTTCTTCTAAAGTTTTTTTAGCAACTTCAGATGCTTTCTTATTTCCTTCATGAATTACATTTAAAACATCTTCATCTGATATTTTACTATAATTTTCCCAAATAGGTTTTAATCTATTTTCCATATTTTTTAATAGTAGTTTTTTACACTGAACACATCCTATTTCTGCGCTTTTACATCCATTAACTACCCAATTTAACTCATTTTGATCAAAAGTAAATGCTTTATGATAATCCCATACAGGACATTTTTCCGGATTTCCAGGATCTGTTCTCCTCATTCTTGCAGGATCTGTCATCATGGGCATAATTTTCTTTTTTAAACTA
Above is a window of Marinitoga sp. 38H-ov DNA encoding:
- a CDS encoding SMC-Scp complex subunit ScpB — its product is MQDKHLMPIIEAMLFSKPTGFSSKEIAEKLNETEEKVNSVLIDIWEHYNSEIHGIELENFEGKYRFTIKNEIKSILNPKPRTFSLTESQFEILAILLLNGPSSTTEIEKSRGKSSYNQIKKLIEMGLIVKKRKENTKNRYIYDLSEMFFELLPEKTINELRGAKIDKASNISSENR